The Nitrospira sp. CR1.1 genome has a segment encoding these proteins:
- a CDS encoding NAD-dependent malic enzyme, with product MTTDDIGPYSNYRLTVRLALLNKPGIFAKVAALLAEDGANLGAVDIVSANAERMIRDITFDVQNEAHCDRVLEHLEALPEVNVLSASDRIFLLHLGGKIRVQSKVPVTTRNVLSMIYTPGVGRVCKAIAKDPSKAYAFTSKSNSVAVVTDGSAVLGLGNLGPAAALPVMEGKVMLFRELAGIDAWPICVSTQDPEEIIRIVHGIAPGFGGINLEDISAPRCFEIERALKTSLDIPVMHDDQHGTAVVLLAALTNALKVVGKRMDDVRIVVNGLGAAGTACCRILLAAGASHLVGCDREGIVLVGEAEELRACRTDLQTCIRRDKPRGTIHDALRGADVFIGLSVGNVLEKADLDNMNPDRIVFAMANPDPEIDPKIGDEASRIFATGRSDYPNQINNALSFPGIFRGALDVQASEINEAMKLAAAQAIAECVPTEALSEDYIIPSVFGRDVVPRVAKAVAAAARATGVARRRAKIDDDPR from the coding sequence ATGACCACCGACGACATCGGCCCTTACTCGAACTATCGCCTCACCGTCCGCCTCGCACTCCTCAACAAACCCGGCATCTTCGCGAAAGTGGCCGCCCTGCTCGCGGAGGATGGGGCGAATCTTGGAGCCGTGGATATCGTATCAGCCAATGCGGAACGCATGATCAGGGACATTACCTTCGATGTGCAGAATGAGGCGCACTGCGACCGGGTGCTCGAACACCTGGAAGCGCTACCAGAGGTCAATGTCCTCTCGGCGTCGGACCGGATCTTCCTCCTGCACCTGGGTGGGAAAATCAGGGTTCAGAGCAAAGTCCCGGTCACGACCCGCAATGTGTTGTCCATGATTTACACACCCGGCGTCGGGAGGGTTTGCAAGGCTATCGCCAAAGATCCGTCGAAAGCCTATGCCTTCACCAGCAAGAGCAATAGCGTGGCCGTCGTCACCGACGGGTCCGCCGTGCTGGGGCTCGGGAACCTCGGCCCTGCGGCAGCGCTCCCCGTGATGGAAGGGAAGGTGATGCTCTTCCGGGAGTTAGCCGGCATCGACGCCTGGCCGATTTGCGTCAGCACGCAGGACCCGGAGGAAATCATCCGCATTGTCCACGGCATCGCTCCCGGGTTCGGCGGAATCAATTTGGAGGATATCAGCGCCCCGCGCTGTTTCGAGATCGAACGCGCGCTCAAAACCTCCCTCGATATTCCTGTCATGCACGACGACCAACATGGCACTGCCGTGGTCCTGCTTGCAGCGTTGACCAACGCACTCAAGGTCGTCGGGAAACGAATGGACGACGTGCGCATCGTGGTGAACGGCCTCGGTGCAGCAGGAACCGCCTGCTGCCGCATCCTGCTGGCGGCCGGAGCGAGTCATCTGGTCGGATGCGATAGGGAAGGGATTGTCTTAGTGGGGGAGGCAGAGGAACTTCGCGCCTGCCGCACCGACCTTCAGACGTGTATCCGACGCGACAAGCCGCGCGGGACCATCCACGACGCCTTACGCGGCGCCGATGTGTTTATCGGCCTTTCCGTAGGCAACGTGCTCGAGAAAGCTGATCTCGACAACATGAACCCCGATCGTATCGTATTCGCCATGGCCAATCCCGATCCCGAAATCGACCCGAAGATCGGCGATGAAGCCTCGCGCATTTTTGCCACGGGCCGCTCCGACTATCCCAATCAGATCAACAATGCCCTCTCGTTTCCGGGAATTTTCCGGGGAGCCCTCGATGTCCAAGCCAGCGAGATTAACGAGGCCATGAAACTGGCTGCGGCTCAGGCTATTGCGGAATGTGTTCCGACCGAGGCGCTGTCGGAAGACTACATCATCCCCAGCGTCTTCGGTCGCGACGTGGTGCCGCGCGTGGCCAAGGCCGTGGCCGCCGCCGCCCGCGCGACCGGTGTCGCCCGACGCCGGGCTAAAATCGACGACGACCCGCGCTGA
- the arsC gene encoding arsenate reductase (glutaredoxin) (This arsenate reductase requires both glutathione and glutaredoxin to convert arsenate to arsenite, after which the efflux transporter formed by ArsA and ArsB can extrude the arsenite from the cell, providing resistance.) yields MPEITIYQKPTCSTCREAVRLVRESGQPFTAVNYYEQPFTKSRLKDLLKKAGLSARDVLRTKEDLYKSLKLADPSLSEDYLLDQMLAHPDLIQRPIVVKGDNVMLARPADTVTELL; encoded by the coding sequence ATGCCGGAGATCACCATTTATCAGAAACCCACGTGTTCAACTTGTCGAGAGGCCGTGCGCCTGGTGCGGGAGAGCGGGCAGCCGTTCACGGCGGTCAATTATTACGAACAACCGTTCACGAAGAGCCGGCTCAAAGACCTGCTGAAAAAGGCCGGCCTCTCGGCGCGCGACGTGTTGCGCACGAAAGAAGACCTCTATAAGTCACTGAAGCTTGCCGATCCCTCGCTGAGCGAGGACTATTTGCTCGATCAGATGCTTGCGCATCCTGATTTGATCCAGCGGCCCATCGTTGTCAAAGGCGACAACGTCATGCTGGCGCGCCCGGCCGATACGGTGACGGAGTTGCTCTGA
- the rnd gene encoding ribonuclease D has product MAIVEPDQTVIASEDMLDRLCDQLAESTVIAIDTEFMGEDHFIPRLELIQVAAEGVAAVIDFPAVQDSAPMTRFWELVCDTRIEKVLHAGRQDLELFAHHAGRLPKPFFDTQIAAAMVGYGAQTAYANLVQRVQGVKLDKAHTFTNWSQRPLSREQLVYALDDVTFLLPVHRHLRQKLTVMGRLQWVDEEFSRLEISLGAQARDPQERYQRIRGWDSLKPRAAGVLRDLAAWREGEARRRNVPRGRVMRDEVLVQLARQTPRTLDQLRGMRGMYSSEVERNGQALLSTMQQALARPESEWPEVPRDRKPDPESTGVLELLQAVLKSRAAMENIAPTLIATTGDLQALVERASPVEEIDIPVLRGWRRQLVGETLLSVLSGNLKVWIDPHIGKLRFGHLDHP; this is encoded by the coding sequence ATGGCTATTGTAGAACCAGACCAGACTGTGATTGCGTCCGAGGACATGCTTGACCGCCTGTGCGACCAACTGGCGGAGAGTACGGTGATCGCCATCGACACCGAATTCATGGGGGAAGACCATTTCATTCCGCGCCTGGAACTCATCCAGGTGGCGGCGGAAGGGGTCGCGGCCGTCATCGACTTCCCCGCCGTGCAGGATAGCGCGCCCATGACGCGGTTCTGGGAGCTCGTCTGCGACACCCGCATCGAGAAGGTGCTTCACGCGGGTCGTCAGGATCTGGAGCTGTTTGCGCACCATGCCGGGCGGCTGCCGAAGCCGTTTTTCGACACGCAGATTGCCGCCGCGATGGTCGGGTACGGCGCGCAAACCGCCTACGCCAACCTGGTGCAGCGGGTGCAAGGCGTGAAACTCGATAAAGCCCATACCTTCACCAACTGGAGCCAGCGCCCGCTGAGCCGGGAACAACTGGTCTATGCCCTCGACGACGTGACATTTCTGCTGCCCGTCCACCGGCACCTGCGGCAAAAGCTGACCGTCATGGGGCGGCTACAGTGGGTGGATGAAGAGTTCTCCCGCCTGGAGATCTCACTCGGCGCTCAAGCCCGCGATCCGCAGGAGCGATATCAACGCATTCGCGGATGGGATAGTCTTAAACCGCGCGCCGCCGGCGTTCTGCGCGATCTGGCCGCCTGGCGTGAAGGGGAAGCCCGGCGCCGCAATGTCCCGCGGGGACGCGTGATGCGCGACGAGGTGCTGGTGCAGCTCGCCCGCCAAACGCCACGCACGCTTGATCAACTTCGCGGCATGCGCGGGATGTATTCCTCGGAAGTCGAACGGAACGGCCAGGCGCTGCTCTCCACCATGCAGCAAGCCTTGGCGCGGCCGGAGTCCGAGTGGCCGGAGGTGCCGCGAGACCGAAAGCCGGATCCTGAATCCACGGGAGTGCTAGAACTTCTGCAGGCCGTGCTGAAGTCCCGCGCCGCAATGGAGAACATCGCGCCGACCCTGATCGCCACGACCGGCGATTTGCAGGCCCTGGTCGAACGCGCCTCGCCGGTGGAAGAAATCGATATTCCGGTTCTGCGGGGATGGCGGCGTCAACTGGTGGGAGAAACGCTGCTCAGCGTCTTATCGGGGAATCTCAAAGTGTGGATCGACCCGCACATCGGCAAGCTCCGTTTCGGACATTTGGACCATCCATAA
- a CDS encoding NAD(P)-binding protein, with protein sequence MSGHVVIVVGAGPAGMALAKKMADAGHEVIILNRDIKFGGLAEYGIFPSKLKLRGGLKKQYWEMLEQPNVHYFGNVSVGQGKDLTVEELRGLGACAVAFSIGAQGTKAIGVEGDSAKGVFHAKDVVYHFNRLPGFGDRPFDMGKHVAIIGVGDVMVDIAHWLIRYKKVERVTAIARRGPVERKYNPKEIRAVCSNMDHDGIAKEFARIKERLAAVGQNADEVLAGLTAEFTKCESTDSSSKMGFRFLASPKRVLVDANNRVRALEMEENKLEPKGEDTAAVGLKQLYEFPVDSVVFAVGDRVDDTVGLPYKNGVYVTNPTKTGNDPDDSLFQAYDEKSGQVVDGVFLAGWARKASEGLVGIAKRDGDWCAEVISRYLTTKSSQSGAPVDQILSKLHAILKERKSKPVDLDGLKVLDTVEKAHATSPDAIGEFKFASNADMLSHIERGRV encoded by the coding sequence ATGAGCGGACATGTAGTCATTGTTGTCGGCGCAGGCCCTGCGGGAATGGCCTTGGCAAAAAAGATGGCGGATGCGGGCCACGAGGTCATCATACTCAATCGGGACATCAAGTTCGGCGGACTGGCCGAGTATGGGATTTTCCCCAGCAAGTTGAAACTGCGCGGCGGTTTGAAAAAACAGTATTGGGAGATGCTCGAACAGCCCAATGTGCATTATTTTGGAAACGTCTCGGTGGGACAGGGGAAGGATCTGACGGTCGAGGAGTTGCGCGGATTGGGCGCCTGTGCCGTGGCCTTCTCCATCGGCGCCCAGGGCACCAAAGCGATCGGCGTCGAAGGTGATTCCGCCAAAGGCGTCTTCCATGCCAAGGATGTGGTGTATCACTTCAATCGCCTGCCCGGTTTCGGTGATCGTCCGTTCGACATGGGCAAACATGTCGCCATTATTGGGGTGGGCGACGTCATGGTCGATATCGCGCATTGGCTGATTCGCTACAAGAAAGTGGAGCGGGTGACCGCTATTGCCCGCCGCGGTCCCGTCGAGCGCAAATATAATCCAAAAGAGATTCGAGCCGTCTGCTCAAATATGGATCACGATGGCATCGCCAAAGAATTCGCCCGCATCAAAGAACGGCTGGCGGCAGTCGGACAAAATGCCGACGAAGTCCTGGCCGGCCTGACGGCGGAATTTACGAAGTGCGAGTCGACAGATAGTTCCTCCAAAATGGGATTCCGGTTTCTCGCTTCGCCGAAGCGCGTCCTCGTTGATGCCAACAACCGTGTGCGCGCCCTCGAGATGGAAGAAAATAAGCTGGAACCGAAAGGCGAAGACACTGCCGCGGTGGGGCTCAAACAGCTGTATGAGTTCCCGGTGGACAGCGTCGTATTCGCCGTGGGCGATCGGGTAGATGACACGGTAGGATTGCCCTACAAGAACGGCGTGTACGTCACGAATCCGACCAAGACCGGCAATGATCCGGACGATTCGTTGTTTCAGGCCTATGATGAAAAATCAGGGCAGGTGGTGGACGGAGTGTTTCTCGCCGGATGGGCGCGCAAGGCGAGTGAAGGTCTTGTGGGCATCGCCAAGCGGGACGGCGACTGGTGCGCGGAAGTGATCTCGCGCTACCTGACGACCAAGTCTTCACAATCCGGCGCTCCGGTAGACCAGATTCTGTCAAAATTGCACGCGATCCTGAAAGAACGGAAGAGCAAGCCAGTCGACCTCGACGGCCTGAAAGTGCTGGATACGGTGGAGAAAGCTCACGCCACATCGCCAGATGCCATCGGAGAATTCAAGTTTGCGTCGAACGCCGATATGCTGTCTCACATCGAGCGCGGGCGCGTCTAA
- a CDS encoding aspartate ammonia-lyase, whose translation MKNASRMPKSPASATTATRMERDTMGELPVPSNAYYGVQTARAIENFPISSLRIPRAMIRAMGLIKRAAASVNHSLKLLDKKPADAIIRAATEVVDGRLDVEFPVDIFQTGSGTSTNMNTNEVISNRATELLGGARGSKLVHPNDHVNLGQSSNDVIPTAIHIAASETIQRQLIPALTQLHKALSGKAREFDKIVKIGRTHLQDATPVRLGQEFGGYARQIELGIARMKQAQAALSEVALGGTAVGTGLNCHPKFAGKVMTLISKETGCTFKEAANHFEGQSAQDSLVEASGALRTLAVSLMKIANDIRWLGSGPRCGLGEINLPETQPGSSIMPGKVNPVIAESVTMVCAQVIGNDVTITVGGQAANFELIVMLPVMAYNLLQSIELLATASTNFAVKCIAGIKANEERCKSLIEESLAMCTALAPVIGYEAAAKLAKDAYKSGKTVRQVAREQNVLPEKRLTQLLDPWRMTQAGGPVGSAGG comes from the coding sequence ATGAAGAACGCTTCGCGCATGCCCAAGAGCCCCGCATCAGCGACGACCGCCACGCGCATGGAGCGCGACACGATGGGGGAACTCCCGGTCCCCTCCAACGCCTATTACGGGGTGCAAACGGCCCGCGCGATCGAAAACTTTCCGATCAGTTCGCTGCGCATTCCTCGCGCCATGATCCGGGCGATGGGACTCATCAAACGCGCCGCCGCCTCAGTCAATCACTCGCTGAAGCTGCTCGACAAAAAACCGGCAGACGCCATCATTCGCGCCGCGACCGAAGTCGTCGACGGTCGTTTGGATGTCGAATTTCCGGTGGATATTTTTCAGACCGGCTCCGGCACTTCCACGAACATGAATACGAACGAGGTCATCTCAAACCGGGCAACGGAACTGCTCGGCGGCGCCAGAGGCAGCAAACTCGTGCACCCGAACGACCATGTGAACCTCGGCCAATCGAGCAATGACGTCATTCCGACCGCCATTCATATTGCCGCCTCGGAAACCATCCAGCGGCAACTCATTCCCGCGCTGACCCAACTCCATAAGGCGCTGAGCGGCAAGGCGCGCGAATTCGACAAGATCGTCAAGATCGGCCGCACGCATTTGCAGGATGCGACACCGGTCCGATTGGGGCAGGAATTCGGAGGCTACGCCAGGCAAATCGAACTGGGGATAGCCAGGATGAAGCAGGCACAGGCGGCCCTGTCCGAAGTCGCTCTCGGCGGCACTGCGGTCGGCACTGGCCTGAACTGTCACCCCAAATTTGCCGGCAAGGTGATGACGCTTATTTCAAAGGAAACCGGGTGCACCTTCAAGGAAGCGGCTAATCACTTCGAAGGACAGTCGGCGCAAGATTCACTGGTCGAAGCGAGCGGGGCATTGCGCACCTTGGCCGTCAGCCTGATGAAGATTGCGAACGACATCCGCTGGCTCGGTTCCGGTCCGCGGTGCGGCCTCGGCGAGATCAATCTGCCGGAAACCCAACCGGGGTCCTCCATCATGCCGGGCAAAGTGAACCCCGTGATTGCAGAATCCGTCACCATGGTCTGCGCTCAGGTGATCGGCAATGACGTGACCATCACGGTCGGGGGGCAGGCCGCCAACTTTGAATTGATCGTGATGTTGCCGGTGATGGCCTACAATCTGCTGCAGTCTATCGAATTGCTTGCGACGGCTTCGACAAACTTTGCTGTGAAGTGCATTGCGGGCATCAAGGCAAATGAAGAGCGCTGCAAGAGCCTCATTGAGGAAAGCCTGGCCATGTGCACAGCACTCGCGCCGGTCATTGGCTACGAAGCCGCCGCAAAACTGGCCAAAGACGCATATAAGTCCGGCAAGACCGTCCGCCAGGTGGCTCGAGAACAAAACGTTTTGCCTGAAAAGCGACTCACTCAACTGCTTGATCCTTGGCGCATGACTCAGGCCGGAGGACCGGTCGGGAGCGCAGGCGGGTAG
- a CDS encoding Hsp20 family protein has translation MAIVRWDPFRELEEMSDRLNRMITRPGAAQTATQGKEVMTVTDWAPTVDISETEAEYAIKAELPEIKKEDVKVTVEDGVLTLQGERKQEKEEKAKKYHRIERSYGRFVRSFTLPDSVDESKVKAEYTDGVLHLHLPKSEKAKPKQIDVKIG, from the coding sequence ATGGCGATCGTACGATGGGATCCATTTCGGGAATTGGAAGAAATGTCCGACCGGCTGAACCGGATGATCACACGACCGGGAGCCGCTCAAACCGCCACCCAGGGCAAGGAAGTGATGACGGTGACCGATTGGGCGCCGACGGTCGACATCAGCGAAACCGAAGCCGAATATGCCATCAAGGCCGAGCTTCCCGAGATCAAAAAAGAAGACGTGAAGGTGACGGTCGAAGACGGAGTCCTTACGTTGCAGGGCGAGCGGAAGCAGGAGAAGGAAGAGAAGGCGAAGAAGTATCATCGGATCGAACGGTCGTACGGCCGGTTTGTCCGGAGTTTCACACTTCCCGATTCAGTGGACGAGAGCAAGGTGAAGGCTGAATATACGGATGGCGTGCTGCACCTGCACCTGCCCAAATCAGAAAAGGCGAAACCGAAACAGATCGATGTGAAAATCGGCTGA
- a CDS encoding citrate synthase, translated as MPHDFMPGLAGVPAAKSAISDVDGLRGVLEYRGIRVEELCQHSSFLETSYLLLFARLPTATELTRWVDDVTHHRRIKFRIVDLLKVMPEHGHPMDALQAAVAALGMFYPGRNVKDVDNNYWSAVRLIAKLPTIVAAWARLRRGDEYIPPRDDLPFAENFLYMLTETVPHPLWSEVFDDCLILHAEHTMNASTFAGMVTASTLADPYTVVASSIGALKGPLHGGANEEVVTMLKEIGTPAQARAAVDARLKGKHKLMGFGHRVYKVKDPRATVLQDLCMRLFNVCGTSPLYEVAVAVEQLAGEHLQGKGIYPNVDFYSGIIYDKMGIEVDLFTPLFAMARVSGWLAHWLEQLRENKLYRPDQIYSGEHDRHYVPIDRR; from the coding sequence ATGCCGCATGACTTCATGCCGGGTCTTGCCGGTGTTCCTGCCGCAAAATCAGCGATCAGCGACGTGGATGGACTGCGAGGAGTGCTCGAGTATCGCGGCATTCGGGTGGAGGAACTGTGTCAGCATTCGTCCTTTCTCGAAACCAGTTACCTGCTCTTGTTCGCTCGGCTGCCGACTGCAACTGAACTCACGCGGTGGGTGGATGACGTCACCCACCACCGGCGGATCAAGTTCCGCATTGTGGACCTGCTGAAGGTCATGCCTGAACATGGGCACCCGATGGACGCCTTGCAGGCGGCGGTGGCGGCGCTCGGCATGTTTTACCCGGGCCGCAACGTCAAGGATGTCGACAACAACTACTGGTCGGCGGTACGCCTGATCGCCAAACTGCCCACCATCGTCGCGGCCTGGGCGCGGCTGCGGCGTGGGGACGAATATATTCCTCCTCGGGACGATCTGCCCTTTGCCGAGAACTTTCTGTACATGCTGACGGAAACCGTCCCGCATCCCCTGTGGAGCGAGGTCTTTGATGACTGCCTGATTCTCCACGCCGAACACACCATGAACGCCTCGACCTTCGCCGGCATGGTCACGGCTTCCACGCTGGCTGATCCGTATACCGTTGTGGCCTCCTCGATTGGGGCCCTGAAAGGCCCGTTGCACGGAGGCGCAAACGAAGAAGTGGTGACGATGCTGAAAGAAATCGGCACTCCGGCGCAGGCCCGCGCGGCGGTGGATGCGCGTCTCAAGGGGAAACACAAATTGATGGGATTCGGACACCGCGTCTATAAGGTGAAAGATCCTCGCGCAACCGTGCTGCAGGATCTCTGCATGCGACTGTTCAATGTCTGCGGAACGTCTCCGCTCTATGAGGTCGCGGTGGCGGTGGAACAACTCGCCGGCGAACACTTACAAGGAAAGGGCATTTACCCGAACGTCGATTTCTATTCGGGCATCATCTACGACAAGATGGGCATCGAGGTCGATCTGTTTACGCCGCTCTTCGCCATGGCGCGGGTGAGCGGATGGCTGGCGCATTGGCTGGAGCAATTGCGGGAAAACAAACTCTACCGGCCCGATCAGATCTATTCCGGGGAACATGATCGGCATTACGTGCCGATCGATCGACGATAG
- a CDS encoding DnaJ domain-containing protein — MAFSTNRLFKYQRGMRRRIGMLRAKNIDSMEFAVDFMMQERVDSYFRVEPALEEIERSLGQIEDELDLVKDVSGAIRLESRLEFVEDRWDELDSEIRERPRRRRRKINLADFLKAAGGEGNPTGTSSEVTNAYDAYQLLGLEFGTSLADVTTAFRQRAKELHPDARNGDRSSEPELRRILEAYQFLKEYLSLSNTEPPISRGAEYRPTE, encoded by the coding sequence GTGGCATTTTCAACCAATCGCCTGTTCAAATATCAGCGGGGCATGCGGCGCCGGATCGGCATGTTGCGCGCCAAGAATATCGACAGCATGGAGTTTGCCGTCGATTTCATGATGCAGGAACGGGTCGACAGCTATTTCCGGGTCGAACCGGCGTTGGAAGAAATCGAACGTTCACTGGGGCAGATTGAAGACGAATTGGACCTGGTGAAGGATGTGTCCGGGGCCATTCGATTGGAATCGCGCCTGGAGTTCGTGGAGGATCGCTGGGATGAACTGGACAGCGAAATACGTGAGCGCCCGCGAAGGCGACGGCGAAAAATCAACCTGGCCGATTTCTTGAAAGCCGCGGGAGGGGAGGGAAATCCCACCGGCACGTCTAGCGAAGTCACGAACGCCTACGACGCGTACCAATTGCTGGGGCTGGAATTCGGCACGTCCCTCGCAGATGTCACCACAGCCTTTCGTCAACGCGCCAAAGAATTGCATCCCGATGCCCGCAATGGAGACCGCAGCTCCGAACCTGAACTCCGGCGCATTCTCGAAGCCTATCAGTTTCTGAAAGAGTACCTGAGCCTGAGCAACACCGAACCGCCGATTTCACGCGGGGCGGAATATCGTCCTACCGAGTAA